The Miscanthus floridulus cultivar M001 chromosome 7, ASM1932011v1, whole genome shotgun sequence genome includes a region encoding these proteins:
- the LOC136463552 gene encoding zinc finger BED domain-containing protein RICESLEEPER 2-like, with protein MLKTLLPHKDPFTTFIHANYPRGENSELLLTEEHWAVAEKVFVFLELFYDATVALSGVYYPTSPLMLHYLVKIAIHLNNYSNDIHLRNVIQPMIDKYNKYWRDIPLLYSFAFILDPRAKMKGFAKVLRKLMNLTSTDYSAYQVGTRARLTDVFNKYEEKYGAVRLRRTVPQNLSGKKRSAWDEIYDDDTPSPSGGGTSLLHSSLNLSRDTSATALLHAATSTASNASELVSYLDCDTVSQLDDSFDILKWWHEHKLTYPVLSIMAQDVLTVPVSTISSESTFSMTGRIIEERRRRLKPETVEWLTCVKDWELAEARLQHNVEDPELEETFEELYLD; from the coding sequence ATGCTTAAGACTTTGCTTCCTCACAAAGATCCTTTCACTACTTTCATACATGCCAATTATCCTAGAGGTGAGAATAGTGAGTTGCTTCTAACTGAAGAACATTGGGCTGTTGCTGaaaaagtatttgtgtttcttgaacTGTTCTATGATGCTACTGTTGCAttgtctggtgtttactatcctacATCTCCACTTATGCTTCATTATCTGgttaagattgctatacacctGAACAATTATAGTAATGACATTCACCTGAGAAATGTGATTCAACCTATGAtagacaaatataataaatattGGAGGGACATACCTTTGCTCTATTCTTTTGCATTCATCTTGGACCCTAGAGCTAAAATGAAGGGTTTTGCAAAAGTGCTGAGGAAGTTGATGAACCTTACCAGTACAGATTATAGTGCTTACCAGGTTGGCACTAGAGCTAGGCTTACTGATGTTTTCAATAAGTATGAGGAGAAATATGGAGCTGTTAGGTTGAGGAGGACTGTCCCTCAAAACCTGTCTGGTAAGAAAAGGTCTGCTTGGGatgaaatttatgatgatgatacACCTAGTCCTTCTGGTGGGGGTACTTCACTGCTGCATTCCTCTCTTAATCTGTCTAGAGATACATCTGCTACTGCTTTGCTGCATGCTGCTACTTCTACAGCTTCTAATGCTTCTGAACTTGTCTCATACTTGGATTGTGACACTGTTAGCCAGTTGGATGATTCATTTGACATATTGAAATGGTGGCATGAGCACAAACTGACATATCCAGTGCTGTCCATCATGGCTCAAGATGTTTTAACTGTTCCTGTGTCTACCATATCTTCAGAATCTACGTTTAGTATGACTGGTAGGATTATCGAGgagcggcggaggaggctgaaGCCGGAGACGGTGGAGTGGCTCACCTGCGTCAAGGACTGGGAGTTGGCGGAGGCAAGGCTGCAACACAATGTGGAGGACCCGGAGCTAGAGGAAACATTTGAAGAGCTTTATCTTGATTAG
- the LOC136467142 gene encoding mitogen-activated protein kinase kinase kinase 3-like isoform X2, giving the protein MPFWWPRRRSRPSSKRKDGPVPASASASCSPRHSVDVVPPTAYASASASPSVQWERAWTRSLGSPAPAPAPRGADRAAAATLCGGGGGGSGPGGAAAGRGQGLPLPRPAVYKSARGGSPVSSGSSSESDEVVDNTNYRYVDPFVYPGARTMPPDAHKRTTEEKHLVSCSAPPPREHHKFFEVPVTNAREVHLQSYEAATTGTTSRGRVFHKNARARTRSLSPGPRGHDFASSFAAPGDLGVSSRSMVKMMDDLKSQSQPFFASSLSRPLPRPPARIASCPIPSSPIASAQSQSQWKKGKLLGSGTFGQVYLGFNSESGKFCAIKEVQVILDDSKSKERLRQLKQEVDMLRQLSHQNIVQYYGSELTDEALSIYLEYVSGGSIHKLLRDYGPLKEPVIRNYTRQILSGLAYLHGRKTVHRDIKGANVLVGPNGEVKLADFGMAKHITSLAEIHSLRGSPYWMAPEVIMNKNGYSFEVDIWSLGCTIIEMGTGRHPWHQYEDVPAMFKIVNTNDMPEIPERFSKEGKYFLSLCLKRDPAQRPSATQLLRHPFVQDNQSNKEPSLKRSIAPLRGIGGIRVRGFMGSSSACVSPHKTSRHIDVRANMSLPVSPCSSPSRQLKQSNWSCLASPSHLAFSSGSAAHNPVSYMQNQMRGSDSVPDPWRDISQRPQSPYGSPKGF; this is encoded by the exons ATGCCCTTTTggtggccgaggaggaggtccagGCCGAGCTCCAAGCGCAAGGACGGGCCCGTGCCGGCGTCCGCCTCGGCCTCCTGCTCGCCTCGCCACTCCGTCGACGTCGTTCCACCAACCGCGTACGCATCCGCCAGCGCGTCGCCGTCGGTCCAGTGGGAGCGGGCGTGGACGCGCAGCCTCGGctccccggcgccggcgccggcgccgcggggCGCGGATAGGGCCGCTGCCGCCACGctatgcggcggcggcggcggcgggtcagGACCTGGGGGAGCGGCGGCTGGGCGTGGGCAGGGTTTACCGCTCCCGCGCCCTGCTGTGTACAAATCGGCGCGCGGTGGCTCGCCGGTTTCGAGCGGGAGCTCGTCGGAGTCAGACGAGGTGGTGGATAACACAAATTACAG GTATGTGGATCCATTTGTCTATCCTGGAGCAAGAACTATGCCACCTGATGCACATAAGCGCACGACAGAAGAAAAACACCTTGTTTCATGTAGTGCTCCGCCTCCGCGTGAGCACCATAAGTTTTTTGAGGTGCCTGTCACCAATGCCAGAGAAGTTCATTTGCAAAGCTATGAAGCTGCAACTACTGGGACTACTTCGCGTGGTAGAGTGTTTCATAAAAATGCTCGTGCAAGAACGAGGAGTCTTTCCCCAGGACCAAGAGGGCATGATTTTGCTTCCAGTTTTGCAGCTCCAGGAGACCTTGGGGTTAGTTCAAGGTCAATGGTTAAAATGATGGATGATCTGAAGAGTCAGTCTCAACCCTTTTTTGCGAGCAGTCTGTCTCGACCCTTGCCTCGTCCTCCGGCTCGTATTGCTAGCTGTCCCATTCCTTCATCTCCCATTGCTTCTGCCCAATCCCAATCACAGTGGAAAAAGGGGAAGCTGTTAGGTAGCGGCACATTTGGTCAGGTTTACCTTGGATTCAACAG TGAAAGCGGGAAGTTTTGCGCAATAAAGGAGGTGCAAGTTATTTTGGATGATTCAAAGTCAAAAGAACGCCTCAGACAATTGAAGCAG GAAGTAGATATGCTTAGACAACTCTCACACCAAAACATTGTGCAATACTATGGAAGTGAACTG ACTGATGAGGCACTGTCCATCTATCTTGAGTATGTTTCTGGAGGTTCAATCCATAAATTGCTTAGAGACTATGGTCCTCTTAAGGAACCTGTGATTCGTAACTATACTCGGCAGATTCTTTCTGGACTTGCCTACTTGCATGGTAGGAAAACTGTGCACAG AGACATAAAAGGAGCAAACGTACTTGTTGGCCCAAATGGCGAAGTCAAACTTGCTGATTTTGGCATGGCTAAACAT ATAACATCTTTAGCTGAAATACACTCATTGAGAGGAAGCCCATACTGGATGGCTCCTGAG GTTATAATGAATAAAAATGGGTACAGTTTTGAAGTTGATATCTGGAGCCTTGGCTGCACAATTATTGAAATGGGAACTGGGAGACATCCTTGGCATCAGTATGAAGAT GTACCTGCAATGTTTAAGATAGTTAACACTAACGATATGCCAGAAATCCCAGAGAGATTTTCTAAAGAAGGGAAATATTTCCTTAGTTTGTGCTTAAAACGTGATCCAGCGCAGCGCCCATCTGCAACTCAGTTGCTGCGTCATCCTTTTGTTCAAGACAATCAG TCCAACAAAGAACCTTCATTGAAGAGAAGCATTGCTCCTCTGCGGGGCATTGGAGGGATAAGAGTGCGAGGTTTTATGGGATCTTCCTCAGCATGCGTTTCACCCCACAAAACTTCCAG GCATATTGATGTGAGAGCAAACATGTCTCTCCCAGTGTCTCCATGCTCAAGCCCGTCACGCCAGTTGAAGCAATCGAACTGGAGCTGCCTTGCTTCCCCATCACATCTGGCATTCTCCTCGGGATCTGCAGCCCATAACCCAGTCAGTTACATGCAGAACCAGATGAGAGGAAGCGACTCAGTTCCAGATCCTTGGCGCGACATCAGCCAGAGACCGCAAAGCCCATATGGCTCCCCAAAGGGATTCTGA
- the LOC136467142 gene encoding mitogen-activated protein kinase kinase kinase 3-like isoform X3 codes for MPFWWPRRRSRPSSKRKDGPVPASASASCSPRHSVDVVPPTAYASASASPSVQWERAWTRSLGSPAPAPAPRGADRAAAATLCGGGGGGSGPGGAAAGRGQGLPLPRPAVYKSARGGSPVSSGSSSESDEVVDNTNYRYVDPFVYPGARTMPPDAHKRTTEEKHLVSCSAPPPREHHKFFEVPVTNAREVHLQSYEAATTGTTSRGRVFHKNARARTRSLSPGPRGHDFASSFAAPGDLGVSSRSMVKMMDDLKSQSQPFFASSLSRPLPRPPARIASCPIPSSPIASAQSQSQWKKGKLLGSGTFGQVYLGFNSESGKFCAIKEVQVILDDSKSKERLRQLKQEVDMLRQLSHQNIVQYYGSELITSLAEIHSLRGSPYWMAPEVIMNKNGYSFEVDIWSLGCTIIEMGTGRHPWHQYEDVPAMFKIVNTNDMPEIPERFSKEGKYFLSLCLKRDPAQRPSATQLLRHPFVQDNQSNKEPSLKRSIAPLRGIGGIRVRGFMGSSSACVSPHKTSSRHIDVRANMSLPVSPCSSPSRQLKQSNWSCLASPSHLAFSSGSAAHNPVSYMQNQMRGSDSVPDPWRDISQRPQSPYGSPKGF; via the exons ATGCCCTTTTggtggccgaggaggaggtccagGCCGAGCTCCAAGCGCAAGGACGGGCCCGTGCCGGCGTCCGCCTCGGCCTCCTGCTCGCCTCGCCACTCCGTCGACGTCGTTCCACCAACCGCGTACGCATCCGCCAGCGCGTCGCCGTCGGTCCAGTGGGAGCGGGCGTGGACGCGCAGCCTCGGctccccggcgccggcgccggcgccgcggggCGCGGATAGGGCCGCTGCCGCCACGctatgcggcggcggcggcggcgggtcagGACCTGGGGGAGCGGCGGCTGGGCGTGGGCAGGGTTTACCGCTCCCGCGCCCTGCTGTGTACAAATCGGCGCGCGGTGGCTCGCCGGTTTCGAGCGGGAGCTCGTCGGAGTCAGACGAGGTGGTGGATAACACAAATTACAG GTATGTGGATCCATTTGTCTATCCTGGAGCAAGAACTATGCCACCTGATGCACATAAGCGCACGACAGAAGAAAAACACCTTGTTTCATGTAGTGCTCCGCCTCCGCGTGAGCACCATAAGTTTTTTGAGGTGCCTGTCACCAATGCCAGAGAAGTTCATTTGCAAAGCTATGAAGCTGCAACTACTGGGACTACTTCGCGTGGTAGAGTGTTTCATAAAAATGCTCGTGCAAGAACGAGGAGTCTTTCCCCAGGACCAAGAGGGCATGATTTTGCTTCCAGTTTTGCAGCTCCAGGAGACCTTGGGGTTAGTTCAAGGTCAATGGTTAAAATGATGGATGATCTGAAGAGTCAGTCTCAACCCTTTTTTGCGAGCAGTCTGTCTCGACCCTTGCCTCGTCCTCCGGCTCGTATTGCTAGCTGTCCCATTCCTTCATCTCCCATTGCTTCTGCCCAATCCCAATCACAGTGGAAAAAGGGGAAGCTGTTAGGTAGCGGCACATTTGGTCAGGTTTACCTTGGATTCAACAG TGAAAGCGGGAAGTTTTGCGCAATAAAGGAGGTGCAAGTTATTTTGGATGATTCAAAGTCAAAAGAACGCCTCAGACAATTGAAGCAG GAAGTAGATATGCTTAGACAACTCTCACACCAAAACATTGTGCAATACTATGGAAGTGAACTG ATAACATCTTTAGCTGAAATACACTCATTGAGAGGAAGCCCATACTGGATGGCTCCTGAG GTTATAATGAATAAAAATGGGTACAGTTTTGAAGTTGATATCTGGAGCCTTGGCTGCACAATTATTGAAATGGGAACTGGGAGACATCCTTGGCATCAGTATGAAGAT GTACCTGCAATGTTTAAGATAGTTAACACTAACGATATGCCAGAAATCCCAGAGAGATTTTCTAAAGAAGGGAAATATTTCCTTAGTTTGTGCTTAAAACGTGATCCAGCGCAGCGCCCATCTGCAACTCAGTTGCTGCGTCATCCTTTTGTTCAAGACAATCAG TCCAACAAAGAACCTTCATTGAAGAGAAGCATTGCTCCTCTGCGGGGCATTGGAGGGATAAGAGTGCGAGGTTTTATGGGATCTTCCTCAGCATGCGTTTCACCCCACAAAACTTCCAG CAGGCATATTGATGTGAGAGCAAACATGTCTCTCCCAGTGTCTCCATGCTCAAGCCCGTCACGCCAGTTGAAGCAATCGAACTGGAGCTGCCTTGCTTCCCCATCACATCTGGCATTCTCCTCGGGATCTGCAGCCCATAACCCAGTCAGTTACATGCAGAACCAGATGAGAGGAAGCGACTCAGTTCCAGATCCTTGGCGCGACATCAGCCAGAGACCGCAAAGCCCATATGGCTCCCCAAAGGGATTCTGA
- the LOC136467142 gene encoding mitogen-activated protein kinase kinase kinase 3-like isoform X1 — protein MPFWWPRRRSRPSSKRKDGPVPASASASCSPRHSVDVVPPTAYASASASPSVQWERAWTRSLGSPAPAPAPRGADRAAAATLCGGGGGGSGPGGAAAGRGQGLPLPRPAVYKSARGGSPVSSGSSSESDEVVDNTNYRYVDPFVYPGARTMPPDAHKRTTEEKHLVSCSAPPPREHHKFFEVPVTNAREVHLQSYEAATTGTTSRGRVFHKNARARTRSLSPGPRGHDFASSFAAPGDLGVSSRSMVKMMDDLKSQSQPFFASSLSRPLPRPPARIASCPIPSSPIASAQSQSQWKKGKLLGSGTFGQVYLGFNSESGKFCAIKEVQVILDDSKSKERLRQLKQEVDMLRQLSHQNIVQYYGSELTDEALSIYLEYVSGGSIHKLLRDYGPLKEPVIRNYTRQILSGLAYLHGRKTVHRDIKGANVLVGPNGEVKLADFGMAKHITSLAEIHSLRGSPYWMAPEVIMNKNGYSFEVDIWSLGCTIIEMGTGRHPWHQYEDVPAMFKIVNTNDMPEIPERFSKEGKYFLSLCLKRDPAQRPSATQLLRHPFVQDNQSNKEPSLKRSIAPLRGIGGIRVRGFMGSSSACVSPHKTSSRHIDVRANMSLPVSPCSSPSRQLKQSNWSCLASPSHLAFSSGSAAHNPVSYMQNQMRGSDSVPDPWRDISQRPQSPYGSPKGF, from the exons ATGCCCTTTTggtggccgaggaggaggtccagGCCGAGCTCCAAGCGCAAGGACGGGCCCGTGCCGGCGTCCGCCTCGGCCTCCTGCTCGCCTCGCCACTCCGTCGACGTCGTTCCACCAACCGCGTACGCATCCGCCAGCGCGTCGCCGTCGGTCCAGTGGGAGCGGGCGTGGACGCGCAGCCTCGGctccccggcgccggcgccggcgccgcggggCGCGGATAGGGCCGCTGCCGCCACGctatgcggcggcggcggcggcgggtcagGACCTGGGGGAGCGGCGGCTGGGCGTGGGCAGGGTTTACCGCTCCCGCGCCCTGCTGTGTACAAATCGGCGCGCGGTGGCTCGCCGGTTTCGAGCGGGAGCTCGTCGGAGTCAGACGAGGTGGTGGATAACACAAATTACAG GTATGTGGATCCATTTGTCTATCCTGGAGCAAGAACTATGCCACCTGATGCACATAAGCGCACGACAGAAGAAAAACACCTTGTTTCATGTAGTGCTCCGCCTCCGCGTGAGCACCATAAGTTTTTTGAGGTGCCTGTCACCAATGCCAGAGAAGTTCATTTGCAAAGCTATGAAGCTGCAACTACTGGGACTACTTCGCGTGGTAGAGTGTTTCATAAAAATGCTCGTGCAAGAACGAGGAGTCTTTCCCCAGGACCAAGAGGGCATGATTTTGCTTCCAGTTTTGCAGCTCCAGGAGACCTTGGGGTTAGTTCAAGGTCAATGGTTAAAATGATGGATGATCTGAAGAGTCAGTCTCAACCCTTTTTTGCGAGCAGTCTGTCTCGACCCTTGCCTCGTCCTCCGGCTCGTATTGCTAGCTGTCCCATTCCTTCATCTCCCATTGCTTCTGCCCAATCCCAATCACAGTGGAAAAAGGGGAAGCTGTTAGGTAGCGGCACATTTGGTCAGGTTTACCTTGGATTCAACAG TGAAAGCGGGAAGTTTTGCGCAATAAAGGAGGTGCAAGTTATTTTGGATGATTCAAAGTCAAAAGAACGCCTCAGACAATTGAAGCAG GAAGTAGATATGCTTAGACAACTCTCACACCAAAACATTGTGCAATACTATGGAAGTGAACTG ACTGATGAGGCACTGTCCATCTATCTTGAGTATGTTTCTGGAGGTTCAATCCATAAATTGCTTAGAGACTATGGTCCTCTTAAGGAACCTGTGATTCGTAACTATACTCGGCAGATTCTTTCTGGACTTGCCTACTTGCATGGTAGGAAAACTGTGCACAG AGACATAAAAGGAGCAAACGTACTTGTTGGCCCAAATGGCGAAGTCAAACTTGCTGATTTTGGCATGGCTAAACAT ATAACATCTTTAGCTGAAATACACTCATTGAGAGGAAGCCCATACTGGATGGCTCCTGAG GTTATAATGAATAAAAATGGGTACAGTTTTGAAGTTGATATCTGGAGCCTTGGCTGCACAATTATTGAAATGGGAACTGGGAGACATCCTTGGCATCAGTATGAAGAT GTACCTGCAATGTTTAAGATAGTTAACACTAACGATATGCCAGAAATCCCAGAGAGATTTTCTAAAGAAGGGAAATATTTCCTTAGTTTGTGCTTAAAACGTGATCCAGCGCAGCGCCCATCTGCAACTCAGTTGCTGCGTCATCCTTTTGTTCAAGACAATCAG TCCAACAAAGAACCTTCATTGAAGAGAAGCATTGCTCCTCTGCGGGGCATTGGAGGGATAAGAGTGCGAGGTTTTATGGGATCTTCCTCAGCATGCGTTTCACCCCACAAAACTTCCAG CAGGCATATTGATGTGAGAGCAAACATGTCTCTCCCAGTGTCTCCATGCTCAAGCCCGTCACGCCAGTTGAAGCAATCGAACTGGAGCTGCCTTGCTTCCCCATCACATCTGGCATTCTCCTCGGGATCTGCAGCCCATAACCCAGTCAGTTACATGCAGAACCAGATGAGAGGAAGCGACTCAGTTCCAGATCCTTGGCGCGACATCAGCCAGAGACCGCAAAGCCCATATGGCTCCCCAAAGGGATTCTGA
- the LOC136467142 gene encoding mitogen-activated protein kinase kinase kinase 3-like isoform X4, giving the protein MPFWWPRRRSRPSSKRKDGPVPASASASCSPRHSVDVVPPTAYASASASPSVQWERAWTRSLGSPAPAPAPRGADRAAAATLCGGGGGGSGPGGAAAGRGQGLPLPRPAVYKSARGGSPVSSGSSSESDEVVDNTNYSESGKFCAIKEVQVILDDSKSKERLRQLKQEVDMLRQLSHQNIVQYYGSELTDEALSIYLEYVSGGSIHKLLRDYGPLKEPVIRNYTRQILSGLAYLHGRKTVHRDIKGANVLVGPNGEVKLADFGMAKHITSLAEIHSLRGSPYWMAPEVIMNKNGYSFEVDIWSLGCTIIEMGTGRHPWHQYEDVPAMFKIVNTNDMPEIPERFSKEGKYFLSLCLKRDPAQRPSATQLLRHPFVQDNQSNKEPSLKRSIAPLRGIGGIRVRGFMGSSSACVSPHKTSSRHIDVRANMSLPVSPCSSPSRQLKQSNWSCLASPSHLAFSSGSAAHNPVSYMQNQMRGSDSVPDPWRDISQRPQSPYGSPKGF; this is encoded by the exons ATGCCCTTTTggtggccgaggaggaggtccagGCCGAGCTCCAAGCGCAAGGACGGGCCCGTGCCGGCGTCCGCCTCGGCCTCCTGCTCGCCTCGCCACTCCGTCGACGTCGTTCCACCAACCGCGTACGCATCCGCCAGCGCGTCGCCGTCGGTCCAGTGGGAGCGGGCGTGGACGCGCAGCCTCGGctccccggcgccggcgccggcgccgcggggCGCGGATAGGGCCGCTGCCGCCACGctatgcggcggcggcggcggcgggtcagGACCTGGGGGAGCGGCGGCTGGGCGTGGGCAGGGTTTACCGCTCCCGCGCCCTGCTGTGTACAAATCGGCGCGCGGTGGCTCGCCGGTTTCGAGCGGGAGCTCGTCGGAGTCAGACGAGGTGGTGGATAACACAAATTACAG TGAAAGCGGGAAGTTTTGCGCAATAAAGGAGGTGCAAGTTATTTTGGATGATTCAAAGTCAAAAGAACGCCTCAGACAATTGAAGCAG GAAGTAGATATGCTTAGACAACTCTCACACCAAAACATTGTGCAATACTATGGAAGTGAACTG ACTGATGAGGCACTGTCCATCTATCTTGAGTATGTTTCTGGAGGTTCAATCCATAAATTGCTTAGAGACTATGGTCCTCTTAAGGAACCTGTGATTCGTAACTATACTCGGCAGATTCTTTCTGGACTTGCCTACTTGCATGGTAGGAAAACTGTGCACAG AGACATAAAAGGAGCAAACGTACTTGTTGGCCCAAATGGCGAAGTCAAACTTGCTGATTTTGGCATGGCTAAACAT ATAACATCTTTAGCTGAAATACACTCATTGAGAGGAAGCCCATACTGGATGGCTCCTGAG GTTATAATGAATAAAAATGGGTACAGTTTTGAAGTTGATATCTGGAGCCTTGGCTGCACAATTATTGAAATGGGAACTGGGAGACATCCTTGGCATCAGTATGAAGAT GTACCTGCAATGTTTAAGATAGTTAACACTAACGATATGCCAGAAATCCCAGAGAGATTTTCTAAAGAAGGGAAATATTTCCTTAGTTTGTGCTTAAAACGTGATCCAGCGCAGCGCCCATCTGCAACTCAGTTGCTGCGTCATCCTTTTGTTCAAGACAATCAG TCCAACAAAGAACCTTCATTGAAGAGAAGCATTGCTCCTCTGCGGGGCATTGGAGGGATAAGAGTGCGAGGTTTTATGGGATCTTCCTCAGCATGCGTTTCACCCCACAAAACTTCCAG CAGGCATATTGATGTGAGAGCAAACATGTCTCTCCCAGTGTCTCCATGCTCAAGCCCGTCACGCCAGTTGAAGCAATCGAACTGGAGCTGCCTTGCTTCCCCATCACATCTGGCATTCTCCTCGGGATCTGCAGCCCATAACCCAGTCAGTTACATGCAGAACCAGATGAGAGGAAGCGACTCAGTTCCAGATCCTTGGCGCGACATCAGCCAGAGACCGCAAAGCCCATATGGCTCCCCAAAGGGATTCTGA